TGATAATTATGCAATGAGAATATAGGACTCTTTGTCGTGCAAGTTAGAAGGTCACATTTAGAATCGGAGAATCTCCCTGAATTTACACGGGTATTTCAGGGCTACTCCACTTACAAAGCAGACGAAATAATCAAGACCAAACTATACTCGCAGTACTCTATgctaatgaagaagaaaataattattactGAGGTTGGAGCAACGTATATAGGGACCTAAGGAAATACGTTAGAATGTCAAGTTGCTATCTTGTTTGGAGATCATTCAGAGATGAAGACGGTGAACACTCCGGTAAATATTCAAATACCATCAAAAACACATTATTATTGTATATTACATGGGACAACACAATAAAGAGCTGTATCCAAGTAGGATTAAACTTCATCTAGGCTTTGTGTAACGATGAAACAATGTAATATAATGTTAATCGTTAGTTTGTTATATACTATAATCATGAGTCTGACAAATAGCTGTAATTAATGAATAAACAACAATCGTAATACACgaataaacaacaatattatataaacttatattatttaacaaatgggggaagaaagaaagatataggACTATAGGAGTCTACTAGATGTAAATCACAAATCACATTAATAGAACAGAAGGAAGGGTGGGAAGCACAAAAGAAATGCTATAGTAAGTATAATCGTTTACAATATCCAACGAGAAACACTTACAATTCCCAACAATGCATTCATCTTTAATGCATAGTCCCTTAGCTATCATTGTAAAGAAGAGCTTCATAACTGCAAAATGctttgaaaaaaatcacaaaccctACAGTAACTATGAAAGTTTACAATGTACAACAAGAAACGCTTACAATTCCCAACAATGCATTCATCTTTAATGCATGATCCCTTGGCTATCATTATAAAGAAAAGCAAATATTGTGCACACAAGGGCAGTTCATAGAGATGAATAACAACATAATGGTCCTGAAGCTGATTATAGACACTAAAATAAATAGAGTATTGTTTGCTGAAGCTAGGAAAGAGGTGGTGGATTTCATCTTTGGTCTTCTTGCTTTGCTAGTAGGCTCCATAGTGTATTTACTAGGACAGAATCAAACGATAGGATCAATTGGCTGTATCTACAGCAGCTTGGAGTATTGTAAGTTGCTTGAAAGTGAGATTGGTGGAGTTGACTGGTCAACAATGAAGGAGTGAAAGTTGAAGACGGAGATCCTCCACTTAGCATTAAAAGCCTTTGATCTCTCCCGCCGTCACTGTGGCTAATGGAAGCATGGAATGGAGATTTTCATTGTACTGACAATGAGGTTTATGTTATCTATGTTGTCTTTTCTAGTACTaggttgttttttatttaatgttgttTTGTGTTGGAACTCTAAgctaatgatgatgatgtttttgAAAGTTTTAAATGGATTACTCTCTGCCAGTAAAGTGCTGAGAGAATAAGCTTTGGAAAAGTAGCTCCACTTTACTATTCTTTAGAACTTTCTTTTCCACTGTGTATCTTTTTGGCCACCAAACTATAACAGACCGATCCTGAACAGTGGTATCAAAGCTGATTCTTATCAATGACGATGGCGTCAAGCAGCAACCCACCAGTGGAGTTTTGGGACTAGCAGTGCCTATCTTTGATGGGGAAGATATCTGGTGTCTTATGATGAAGACCCTATTCAGATCACAAGAACTCTGGGAGCTAGTTGAAAAGGGGTTCtcggagaaagaagaagaagctaaggtgagagaaaacaagaagaaagatgcTAAGGTACTCTTCTTCATACAGcaagctctctctctctgctCGCATTGCCTCAGCAAACACTACAAATGAGGCATGGACTACTTTTGAAGAAAGTTCTCCAAGGAAATCCTAAGGTGGTGGCGGTCAAGCTCCAAACACTAAGGCAAGACTTTGAGAATCTCAGAATAAAGAACATTGAGACGGTTCAAAACTATATTACAAGGGTTTTGGAactaacaaaccaaatgaaaggCTTAGGAGACACCATTCCTGAAGCCATGGTTGTTGGGAAGTTTCTAAGGAGCTTAGGACCCAAGTTTAAACATGTGGTCACCGCTATTGAAGAGTCCAAGGACCTCACGAAGCTCACCATGGAATATGTGAGTGGCTCTCTGATAGCTCACGAAGCTAGGTTACTAAGACAAGCCGATGATCAGGctgagaaagaaagagaaggcTTTCAATGTTAGAAATGAAGCAGTAGGAGTTAAAGACAGAGAGAAGGGTGCATTTAGAGGTCGTGGAAGAGGATATTCTCGAGGAAGATTCCAAGGAAGAATTGAAGAAGAGGTCGATCAAGTGAGAATCGACAGTAGCAAGGAGAACAAAGGAGCTACAAAGGGAATGTGCAGTGTCATCAATGCAAGAAGTTTGGCCATATGAAGATGGACTGCTGGTATAGAGACAGACATGCAGAGAAAGAATCTACCTTGGTTGCTGAGGAGAAAGAAACAAGCAACCTGTTCATGGCTGCATGTGAAGAGGAAGCGAGATCTACATCGGTGTGGTTGGTGGACAGCGGTTGTCCCAATCACATGACGGTGCAAAGAAAATGTTCGAAAACCTTGATGATTCTCAGAAGATTAGTGTGAGGTTGGGAGACAACAAGGAGATGTTTGTTTAATGAAAAGGAACTATGTTACTGACTACCTCTGATGGAAGAATCAAGTTGCTGCATGATGTACAATATGTTCCGGGATTAGCACACAACCTTCTGAGTGTTGGTCAGTTGGTGAATTCTGGATACTCTGTGATATTTACAAGAAATGAGTGTGTAATTTATAATGCCAAGACATGAGAAAGAATGGCGAAGATAATTAAAACAAGGAACAACATATTCCCTCTCAATATCTCTGATGTTGGGCAGGTTAATGTGGCAATGAATGGGAAGAAAAGCACAAGGTTGTGGCATCGATCTACAGTTGGGACATCTCAATTTCGAGTCACTAATAAGCATGATAAGCAACGAGATGGTGTTGGGGCTTCCCAATATTAGCAAGCTGCATCATTGTGAAACATGCATCCTGGAGAAGCAGGTGAGGAGGCCATTTCAATCAAGGAGATCTGGAAATGCTCTCGCTCCTCTGCAGTTGATCCACACTGATATTTGTGGACCGATACAGACAAGCTCTCTTAGAGGTAACAAGTATTACTTGTTATTTGTGGACGATCACAGCCGTAAGTGCTGGGTTTATTgtttcaaacaaaaatcaaaggcTTATGAAACATTTGTGACATTCAAGCAAATGGTGGAGACACAGTCGGGCTTGAAGATCAAGGTGCTGCGCACGGATAGAGGAGGTGAATTCACTAACAATGAATTCAATTCATTCTGCAAGAAGTGTGGAATTATGAAGCAACTCACATCCCTCGTACTCACTACAACAGAACGGCATCTCAGAGATCATGAACATGGCCAGAGCTTTGATGAAGGAGAGAGGGATGCCAAATTACTTCTAGGGTAAAGCTATGAACACCGCTGTGTATCTCATCAACATGTCGCCTACCAGTGCTCTAAGGGATAAACATCGTATGAAGCTTGGCATGGATGCAAGCTCAAGGTGAGTAATCTTAGAGTGTTTGGGCGCATTGCTTACACCCTAATTCCttcaaataaattacaaaaattagattCAAAGTCTGAGAGATGTGTATTTATAGGACATAGCTCAAATGCTAAAGCATATCGACTGTACAATCCCATTACCTCTAAGGTTGTTATAGGTAGAGATGTAACCTTTAATAAAAGTGTAGGTTGGGATTGGAATTCTAAGCTAAAGACCAAGTCTACACCACTGATAATTTATGAAGAGACTCCTGTGGACACAGACTGCTCAACAGGTAAAGCTATTGGTTTAGAAGCTGGTTCAAATGATGAAATCATTGATGATGTTTCAGCAGAAGTCGAAAGTGTTAGTGGAGAAGGTAAAGGCGTAGAAGCTGACTCAAGTGATGAATCACCAGTGAGAAAGGTTAGACTGTTGAAGGACATTTATGAGAGCTGTATATTTACTCTAAATGTTTGTGATCCATCTTCATATAAAGAAACGGTGAAGACAAAAGTGTGGAGAGAAGCAATGAGGGAAGAACTAGGCGAAATTGAGCGAAATGGGACTTGGGGATTGATGGAACCTCCACTTGACAAGAAGATTGTGCAACTGAAGTGGGTATACAAGACGAATTATCTCTCAGATGGAAGAATTCAGCGACACAAGGCTCGTTAGGTCGTGAAGGGCTATACTCAGCAGGCTGGTATTTACTTTCATGAGATCTATGCACCAGTAGCTAGGATGGAGACTGTGTGTCTCCTCCTTGCCATTGCTACGCAACAAAGATGGCACGTTTATCAATTTGACATCAAATCTGAGTTTTTGAATGGGGAAATACATGAGGAGGTGTATGTTGAACAACCACTTGGTTATGAGAAGGATGGTGAAGAGAACAAGGTGTATAAACTGAGGAAAGCACTATATGGCCTAAAACAAGCCCCTAGAGCTTGGTATTCGAAGATTGATAGTTACCTTCAGAGCAAATGCTTTTATCAAGAGTGTGAACGAGCACACATTATATAAAAGAAGTGATGAAGACGGTAACTTATTGTTGGTAAGcatttatgtggatgatatcatttatttttgttcatctcAAACAATGGTGGAAGATTTTAAATAAGAGATGAAAGATTGCTTTGAAATGACAGACTTAGGGCTGCTGAATTCTTTTCTAGGCTTGGAAGTGAAGCAAGCACAAGGAGAAATATTCATTACTCAATGGAGGTATGCAAAAGAGACATTGAAATTATTCATGATGCATCAATGTAAACATGTCTGCACTCCCATAAACAGCAGTGAGAAATTGCAAAGTAATGACGAATCTGGAGCTGCAGATTCCAAAGCTTACAGAAGCTTACAGAAATTGCGAAGTAATGAACTCGCCCAGATATATCTTTCATTGTGAATTTGTTGTCCATGTTTGTTAGAAAGCCTACCATAACACATCTCAGGGCTGCGAAACACCTGCTGAGATATATATCAGGTACAAGTGGTTTTGGCATAAGATATACTGAAGTTGAAGACTAGAAATTGAGAGGCTTCAGTGACAGCGATTGGGAAGGTTCAATTGATGATTGATGTAGCACTTCACGG
The DNA window shown above is from Dioscorea cayenensis subsp. rotundata cultivar TDr96_F1 chromosome 12, TDr96_F1_v2_PseudoChromosome.rev07_lg8_w22 25.fasta, whole genome shotgun sequence and carries:
- the LOC120273719 gene encoding uncharacterized mitochondrial protein AtMg00820-like gives rise to the protein MQAQGWDWNSKLKTKSTPLIIYEETPVDTDCSTGKAIGLEAGSNDEIIDDVSAEVESVSGEGKGVEADSSDESPVRKVRLLKDIYESCIFTLNVCDPSSYKETVKTKVWREAMREELGEIERNGTWGLMEPPLDKKIVQLKWVYKTNYLSDGRIQRHKAR